A window of the Gordonia humi genome harbors these coding sequences:
- a CDS encoding HpcH/HpaI aldolase/citrate lyase family protein translates to MYDTEFTEPDPTDVGSRIDPVLARSWLLANGAQSERFEAASRSRADIVVLDIEDAVAPKDKDAARENVVSWLADDHADWVRINGFGTPWWQADIDALAPTTIGGVMLAMVESVDHITETARRLPNIPVVALVETARGLERITEIASAKGTFRLAFGIGDFRRDTGFGDNPTTLAYARSRFTIAAKAAGLPSAIDGPTVGSNPLKLSEATAVSSEFGMTGKICLTPDQCAAVNDGLSPSLDDISWAREFFAEFEADGGEIRNGSDLPRIARATKILDLARSYNIVPKDYGVSDQSHASTDTFHY, encoded by the coding sequence GCTCCCGGATCGATCCGGTACTCGCGCGCAGCTGGCTGCTCGCGAACGGCGCGCAGTCCGAACGCTTCGAGGCGGCCTCGCGGTCGCGTGCGGACATCGTCGTCCTCGACATCGAGGACGCCGTGGCTCCCAAGGACAAGGACGCCGCCCGCGAGAACGTCGTGTCGTGGCTGGCCGACGACCACGCCGACTGGGTCCGGATCAACGGGTTCGGCACACCGTGGTGGCAGGCCGACATCGACGCGCTCGCGCCGACGACGATCGGCGGCGTGATGCTGGCGATGGTCGAGTCGGTCGACCACATCACCGAGACCGCCCGTCGCCTGCCGAACATCCCGGTCGTCGCGCTGGTCGAGACCGCCCGCGGTCTGGAACGCATCACCGAGATCGCCTCCGCCAAGGGCACGTTCCGACTCGCCTTCGGCATCGGCGACTTCCGCCGCGACACCGGATTCGGCGACAACCCGACGACGCTGGCGTACGCGCGTTCCCGCTTCACGATCGCCGCGAAGGCAGCGGGCCTCCCGTCGGCGATCGACGGTCCCACCGTCGGCTCGAATCCGCTCAAGCTCAGCGAGGCCACGGCGGTCAGCTCCGAGTTCGGGATGACCGGCAAGATCTGTCTGACTCCCGACCAGTGCGCCGCGGTGAACGACGGCCTGTCGCCGTCGTTGGACGACATCAGTTGGGCGCGCGAGTTCTTCGCCGAATTCGAGGCCGACGGCGGTGAGATCCGCAACGGCTCCGATCTGCCGCGCATCGCCCGCGCCACGAAGATCCTCGACCTGGCGCGGTCGTACAACATCGTGCCGAAGGATTACGGCG